The following proteins are encoded in a genomic region of Triticum dicoccoides isolate Atlit2015 ecotype Zavitan chromosome 1B, WEW_v2.0, whole genome shotgun sequence:
- the LOC119325506 gene encoding glutathione S-transferase 4-like: protein MAPAVKVYGWAVSPFVARPMLCLEEAGVDYELVPMSRAAGDHRQPDFLARNPFGQVPVLEDGDLTLFESRAIARHVLRKHKPELLGCGSPEAEAMVDVWLEVEAHQYNPAVSAIVVQCIILPLLGGARDQAVVDENVAKLKKVLEVYEARLSASRYLAGEDISLADLSHFPFTRYFMETEYAPLVAELPHVNAWWEGLKVRPAARKVTELMPPDLGLGKKAE, encoded by the exons ATGGCGCCGGCGGTGAAGGTGTACGGGTGGGCGGTGTCGCCGTTCGTGGCGCGCCCGATGCTGTGCCTGGAGGAGGCCGGCGTCGACTACGAGCTCGTCCCCATGAGCCGCGCGGCCGGCGACCACCGCCAGCCGGACTTCCTCGCCAGGAACCCCTTCGGCCAGGTCCCCGTCCTCGAGGACGGCGACCTCACCCTCTTCG AGTCGCGCGCGATCGCGAGGCACGTGCTCCGGAAGCACAAGCCGGAGCTGCTGGGCTGCGGCTCGCCGGAGGCGGAGGCGATGGTGGACGTGTGGCTGGAGGTGGAGGCCCACCAGTACAACCCCGCGGTCAGCGCCATCGTGGTGCAGTGCATCATCTTGCCGCTCCTGGGCGGCGCGCGGGACCAGGCGGTGGTGGACGAGAACGTGGCCAAGCTCAAGAAGGTGCTGGAGGTGTACGAGGCACGGCTGTCGGCGTCGAGGTACCTCGCCGGGGAAGACATCAGCCTCGCCGACCTCAGCCACTTCCCCTTCACGCGCTACTTCATGGAGACGGAGTacgcgccgctggtggcggagctCCCCCACGTGAACGCGTGGTGGGAGGGGCTCAAGGTCAGGCCGGCCGCGAGGAAGGTGACGGAGCTCATGCCGCCGGATCTTGGGCTTGGAAAGAAAGCAGAGTAG
- the LOC119325493 gene encoding asparagine--tRNA ligase, cytoplasmic 1-like produces MADDAASAPPTAQLAAASISSPPSSDLEPPTSRTRIRAILDAGDAMAGERVVVGGWVKTGRQQGKGEFAFLEVNDGSCQGNLQVMVEKDVHPLAQLTHTGTSVLVEGVLKKPPAEAKQRIELKVERVIELGEVDAAAYPLPKTKITLETLRDFVHLRARTNTIGAVARIRHQLAYATHSFFDENGFLYIHTPIITTSDCEGAGEMFQVTALFSQAEKVEKELKENPAPSEADVEAAKLVVKEKGDAVAQLKAAKASKQEITAAVSVLTKAKENVLRVEERSKLKPGLPLKDDGKIAFENDFFKRQAFLTVSGQLQVETYACALSNVYTFGPTFRAENSHTSRHLAEFWMVEPEIAFANLQDDMNCAERYVQYLCKWLLKHCREDMEFMVKHVDKTAIERLELVSSTPFEHISYTKAVEILEGVDKKFENKVEWGIDLASEHERYLTEVIFKKPVIVYNYPKGIKAFYMRLNDDQKTVAAMDVLVPKVGELIGGSQREERLDILKQRILDADLPLEPYEWYLDLRRFGSVKHSGFGLGFERMILFATGLENIRDVIPFPRYPGRADL; encoded by the exons ATGGCCGACGACGCGGCATCGGCCCCGCCGACGGCGCAGCTGGCCGCCGCCTCCATCTCCTCCCCGCCCTCCTCGGACCTCGAGCCGCCGACCTCCCGCACCCGCATCCGCGCCATCCTGGACGCCGGCGACGCCATGGCCGGGGAGCGCGTGGTCGTCGGAGGCTGGGTCAAGACCGGCCGCCAGCAGGGCAAGGGCGAGTTCGCCTTCCTCGAGGTCAACGATGGGTCCTGCCAGGGGAACCTCCAGGTCATGGTCGAAAAGGACGTGCACCCGCTCGCGCAGCTCACCCACACGGGCACCTCCGTGCTCGTCGAGGGCGTGCTCAAGAAGCCCCCCGCGGAAGCCAAGCAGCGCATCGAGTTGAAGGTGGAGCGGGTCATCGAGCTCGGGGAGGTGGACGCCGCCGCCTACCCGCTGCCCAAGACCAAGATCACGCTCGAGACGCTCAGGGACTTCGTCCACCTGCGTGCACGCACCAACACG ATAGGCGCAGTTGCTCGGATAAGGCACCAGCTTGCCTATGCGACACACAGTTTTTTCGATGAAAATGGATTTTTGTATATTCACACCCCCATAATAACCACCAGCGACTGTGAGGGTGCAGGTGAGATGTTCCAAGTCACTGCCTTATTCAGCCAGGCTGAAAAGGTGGAGAAGGAGCTTAAGGAGAACCCTGCACCATCAGAAGCTGACGTTGAGGCTGCTAAGCTTGTTgttaaagagaaaggagatgcagttGCACAACTGAAAGCAGCAAAAGCTAGCAAGCAAGAGATAACTGCTGCTGTTTCCGTGCTTACAAAAGCTAAAGAGAATGTGTTAAGGGTGGAAGAGCGGTCTAAGTTGAAACCTGGACTTCCACTCAAGGATGATGGGAAAATTGCATTTGAGAATGACTTCTTCAAGCGTCAAGCTTTTCTGACTGTTTCAGGCCAACTTCAGGTTGAAACTTATGCTTGTGCTCTCAGTAATGTGTATACCTTTGGACCGACATTCCGGGCAGAGAACTCACATACATCAAGACATTTGGCAGAGTTTTGGATGGTTGAACCAGAAATTGCATTTGCAAACTTGCAG GATGATATGAACTGTGCTGAAAGGTATGTACAGTACCTGTGCAAATGGTTACTCAAGCATTGCCGAGAAGACATGGAATTCATGGTTAAACATGTGGACAAGACTGCAATTGAGCGTCTGGAGCTTGTTTCCTCTACTCCGTTTGAACACATTTCATATACAAAGGCTGTGGAGATCTTAGAAGGTGTAGATAAGAAGTTTGAGAACAAGGTTGAATGGGGAATTGATTTAGCGTCTGAGCATGAGAG GTATTTGACTGAGGTGATATTTAAGAAGCCAGTTATTGTGTATAACTACCCAAAAGGAATAAAGGCATTTTACATGAGGCTCAATGATGACCAGAAGACAGTAGCTGCAATGGATGTTCTTGTTCCCAAG GTTGGTGAATTAATCGGTGGAAGCCAAAGGGAGGAGCGTCTTGATATTCTTAAGCAAAG GATACTGGACGCCGATCTTCCTCTGGAGCCGTACGAGTGGTACCTGGACCTCCGACGTTTTGGCTCAGTGAAGCACAGCGGGTTCGGCCTGGGGTTCGAGAGGATGATCCTTTTCGCGACGGGCCTGGAGAACATCAGAGATGTCATTCCATTCCCAAGATACCCTGGGAGGGCCGATCTTTGA